aagaaaaactcattTTCCTTTTGGAAATTGTATTGATATGACATGTAAAGCATAAGGtgattcttttgttgttaGTTAATACAAAGTTGCTATTTGATGAAGTTATATAAATTGGAAGCTATGAAAGCAAAGAGATGAAATTCATCATGTTAACTTTGTTTAGTTTGATCAAATGGTCATACTGTTGCTTGTTTATCTCTAGTGATTCCCTTCTCCTGCTCGATTCTTTGTATATCAAAACTGTACTTGTAGATGTGAAATATctgaaatatgaaaaatattgagaaaaacAATTGGACATTTTTGGAATTATATAGTTTAAGAACATACCCAAAATGAATTTCTTAAcatatcacaaaatcatttttaacaaaagaaaaagttcaaatttttttttaaaataattaagataacCAAGGATAGCTTGAAGACTGACTAGAAACTGGAGGCTTTGCAGAGGCTTGAAGCTTGTCTAAAGACTTGAGGCTTTGCAATACCAAGTGACAGAACACAGAGTCCTATATAAAAGCATCGGTTCGATCATAAAGTATATTAACTACTAAATCTTGAAAATGCTAATGAAATGTGGAGTACTAGTTATCTATAGGCAAGGAGGAGTTTGCTGAAAAAAGGGCTTTGGTACATCAAACATGAGAGGTCAAATGAGCCCCAAGTCTAAATCTTCATATGCTTTGTTACATATGTCATTACTAGAGAGCCTGACAACCTTAATTAACACGATGTATTTCTTTTGCAATGGAGCCATCATCGTCATGATCCTTCTTTTAGCTCTTGCGCTTTCGACAGGAGAACATAATTGGAGAAGTAATGTAGTCGTAATATTGATTCTAATTTGTTAAGGACTGCCAAAAGCATTGAATTTGTGTGCTTAATGAAGATGGACAATATACTATTGCTTTTCCTATGCACACTGTTTTGATCTGGTGTCTGCCACACATATGGAAGAAAACTTCTCGAGGTATTTCGGGTTCTAGTCATCCTCTATCCTACTCTATCAGAATGCGAGCCTCTCACTTATAATTTGTACggagttgaagaagaggaagtTTTGGTTGTCTTTACCATTTCTTCCCTCAAAAGTTAGTGATAGGTGCTTGGTAAagaaaattgtcatttttggAAATGGGACACAATTTATGGGCATCCCATATCGAAGATTGGTGCATTCAACTTTAGACAAGTAATTTATTTGCTTAGCATTCTACTTGAGACAAATATgaaggaaaattttattttgcttttcctaTGCATACTGCATGATTCACTCGAGGTTTTGACTTCTACTTGTACAATCTTCAACCTATTTGGAAAGAATTGTggcttttttctaaaataaccTGTAACGAATTAATACTTTTCAGATTTTATACTGGGTAGTTCTTTactataaaatggaaaaccaGTCGatataaatcaatttgaaATATTCTCACTTTCATGCATTAGTATAGAGACCTATTTGCATCCTCATAAGAGTTGAACTTgtctgaaaatttaaattcaacattttttattccttttgtTCTTTGGAGAAGCTCTGTTCTGTTGTGTTTTGCGTTGCTCGGTTTCTAGACTCGATGCATTCCAGGTGACTGTCTGGTACTGCTTTGAAATGTTCCTGTAATTAGTAGTTGAAATGTTATCTTTATCCAGTAGCTAGCCAGTAATATTTCAATCTCCGAAATGAACTGTATCTATTCCATGTACTTTATGTCTAGTATCATCCAAGGCTCcaattcttctttcttttttctgcaAATGAGGTGTTAAACTGAGGATACCAACTTTAGTACTCATGTGGgcttttgaattcaattttctcttaCTCTTGCAGCCCGATTCAGAGACACAGTTACTTACTATTCAGTTTGAATGGAATGGTGTTCTGAAATCTGTCTCAAGCACATTGATTGGAGTGAGCCCTGAGtttgaaattgcaatttatacTCTCTGCTTCTACTTGGGAGGGGAAGACAACCATGTTGAGCTTGGTCCCTACCTTGTAAATATCAAGTGCTATCGTCTCGGCAACAAAATTGGATCTGCTTTTCCAGTGGCAGACTAACTTTAAATGCAAATATTGTCATCTACAATCTCCAGATACTGATATCGAAGTATGAGCCCAGATATATGAAAACCTCAAAGCATCAGATGGTATGCATGTTGTTTATCCTGTTGGAAGATTGTTGAGTTCATGTATTATGAGATCTTCTGATAGTTCCAAATGGTTCGGGCGAATAAGTATGGAGAATAACTAAATACATGACATTTATTAAAGTTGTTTTATGACTATCAGGTACTAATATGATCCATGCGGAGTTGTGTGTTATTGAATCATATGTGGTgatatttactctattgaaCCTTTTCACATGTTCGAAGTTGTGtattattagattatatatatatatatatatatatgttgtaatttcagtacctcatttaatatattctcAGGAACGCATACAACAGCTTATGTAGCTACTTGTTCAATACCCAAGCAAGTAGCATagaatttctcttcttttttcggTTGTAGAAATTCTGCAGCCAACACAAACTTGCAATACATAGGGTACATATACGCTTAGCTGATTTAAGGATTCTGTAGTTGCTTCATGTTCAAACCATACACCACCAATCACCTCCCCAACCCCCCAAACTTGGGGGGTGTGGGGGGGAAATGGGATTGGTTGGAGAAATGATTGAAAGCAAAGCATAACAGATGATGATGAAGTGGGCATTTGTGTACAGGAGATTGCAGGGTTGTTTCTGCTTGAGGAAGTAGCAGTGAAAAAGACAGATGCAGAAGGCACTAATATTAACCTAAAATATCAATGGATCTTTGAGGCTTTTTATGGACAAAAAATCTTTCAAAAGAATCTAAAAATATCTGCTAgatatttgcaatatcatgTGATAGCTGTTATTCCAAGTTTGCAACTAATTTCCCGCCAACCCCATTTGCCAACAGCTGTTGAAGATAAAATTGTCCTATGcctatttgtgttttttatttttttttaaatttaaaatttattctgtcactgttatttttttgtatctaTGGACCAGTTGTGAAATTGGGgaacaaaaaaacataaaacaactATATATCGTTATTTCTTGTTAAGCTCTTTgcatattgaaattttttatggatgcTATTGTTGGAAACAATGATCAGTTATGAAATCACGTAAATCACAATTTGATAAAGTAATATTTCAGTTTTATAAAGATGATAATATTAGTTCTATTAAACcaatttacaaattaatagaTTGGAACAAAACACAAACAGTTTAGATATGTTGTTCTACGTAAACTGTAAACAATGACTTAGTTAGGTTAGAGTTTTATTATAAGAACTATGGTTATAACAATCGAATCAGAATCGTTTCTGcttattttggaaaaattagaCGTCCTGTTTCTTAATGTGCATGGATTTCTACGTTATTTTTTTCAGGGTAAGACGGTTCAAAATTCTATCTTTGTACTATATCAAAATTCACCTCGATAAACGCTCTGTCACCAATCAATTGAGGAAAACACAGTGGAAGAGGAcgtagattttaaaaaatgaagatttttttaatgtggTTCAGATGAGCCTCTTTATATAGATCTCCAACAGCGCTagctaaattacaaaaataattacaaatacatatacattgaAACATTCATCCCAACTCCCGCACTTGCGCCGAGTTGGGAAAGGTGGGCAACAACAATACGTGTGTAGGGTTTCCACAAATTCAGtctaattttcaataaaacttcaaacatcaatttttaaactttgaaCTTAATATAAAGAGaatgttttttcataaaactTCCAATGCAAGACAAGTCAAGAATATTGTTTACTCTTATAACCCtatctaattatattcttattaAAGCTCATGTcaattacttcattttctcAACGTGGTATACCAACACAATCTAATCTATGAATTAACCTTCTAATTATCATCCAACagattagattaaattattgttcaaatCAACATATCAAATGCCATTTACAACAGCTAATTCAATCGTTTTTAAGATTTTGATATCATCagttcttaaattttttgcttGATGAAATATTGAAATGAACTATTAACTTATGCTCCGTCATTCTCACTAAATAGattctttattaaaaatttaaactatatgGTTGAGAATcaagaattgattttttaaataattataaaattataataatatctaagtaattcttgttatatttatgtaatttgattttggtattttttctccatttttcatTATTGACTGGTCTGATCCACCTATATAAATTGGTGAATATTGTTACctgatttctctattttttattattagattgGTCTAATCCTGTAAAAATTGGTGAACATTGTTACctcaaactaaaagaaaatagcatAAGTGGACATTTGCCTTGTGAACATAGATCATACAACAGAACCACGTAACAAGTGTTGAACAAAATCACTATATTAACTTAATCTTTTGCAGTtagatcaaattttattttttgtaattagatcAAGCTCGCTTATCTctatttctcttgttttttccccctcttctttttccttatattAGTCAAAAAAAGTTGATCATTCATTGTTGCAATAATGGAGAGCCTGGATCATGCTACATTATCTTCTTGAACCTGAACTCTTTCAGCCTTCATTCATTGGGGGCTATTCTATTAATACATGCTACACCATCTCCTTTAAACCTCGACTAATTTCTAGATTTCATATATTAGAAGCAATTATGTCGTTTAGTAATCGTAAACATAGTCTAATCATAAAACTCTCCGTATTAATTCAATCATTCTATAATGGAAATAccattaattatgaaaaatataatttgctaatGAATTATTCAATTTGTCATATCAGttagataaatatatgatatttaaattaacgtcatattaaaaaagtaaaaacacatttttgtttttttttttctctactAAAGAATTAGCCATTGTATTAGATGTTGTTAAATTTACTttgtatgtaaatttttacttgtgattttaaaatacttatgACTGGTACTATATGTGTCATGTATTTCGAAGAGATCTaagatttacataattttataagtgaGATGACtatgatttataaaaatatcaatacattaaaaactaaaaacccCCACCAAACCCCTCCAACACCATTAGACCGCTAAGTACGGGTGTGATCATTGTCGGGCTGTATTTGagctaaaatttttaaaattccaaCTATTGAATTGACTAAAAAAATCGCTATACATCTAAAACACGTAAATCCTTGTCTTTTGATTatctttttacatatttattactCAGTTTGATATACCTATTTATAAGGAATgatatttgatcattttacaaacaattttcaaaatagaagCAACAACTAAGATCAgactaaattatttactaatcaTGATAAATGTTTGTGTTTAATATAATAAGGTATTCTAAAGTAGTAAGACTGATAATGTTACTCAAATACTCATCTTTTCTAAAACTAACATTAACACCCTCCCATATCATACATATGCTGAAAAATAAAGCCAACTGGACAAATGTTATTTCAATAGtttcattattttacatatgtTCTTGACAgggatgtaattatattttgttaaataatagaggtatttttatgattaaatctGAGCTCAAGGGGCGtgatatataaagaaattaaattataagagaaCCAAAAAGTGGGCATTAGGTTAGACAGGCTTCTGGCCAATATAATATGAAGATCCTCAAATTTCTACAACTAAGAATCAGTGGAGTGGAACTATTTATGGGATGGAAGTTCCATATGTCACCTTTTCAGTGGCAATCCGTCGATATACATACAGTAGaacctttataaattaataacttgtttaaaatattttttcttgatttcgaCTTGAACCCAaggtctaaattaataatttcgataaataaataatataataattgtctGAAAGacctttatataaatatatggtcccttcaatattataaaataataattctacaacattacaaatataactatatatggcaacttaataaaatatgattctgTTATTGTTTGctaatgtttaaaatttaaatctagTTGTATTTCATCTGTAACTTTCCTTAATGCATCTAAAAGCTCCATTGTAGCATTCTCATACTGCAACAATTGCGAAGTGTTGTTGCCATTATGAATACTTTCTTTCGCGTAATTGGTTGAAAATGCATTGTATCATCTTTCATTTTGTACATGAGATGAAGATTTTTTAACGTTTTTCTTACTTTGATATATACCTcctttaaaatacatattcaaTTCTTATCTTAGTCTTTTATGATTTGTGgcatacaaattaaaatataattataaaattgtatcaAATTCCCTATAACATAAAACATTACAAATTATTCACACTTctataaaatacatacatagaTAATCCACTGGGATTATAAATGGTTTTGGACGGAGCTGAAGCAAATTTAGAATAGAATTTCGGAATCAAGTTAGGAAGAATATTGAAGATAACAGGCAATTCTCACCACAAATGCATATGTTGGTGGACATGAGTACAGCATTACTAACTTCCAAGACTAGAAATTATCCAACCCAAACTATCAACGTTGAGCAGCTGTgagtttttgttgtttttctgcTCCGTTTGTATAACTAAGAGACTGGGTGCACATGATCCACATTGTTTGGCACTTATAATCACAATCTTCATCTTGTTCAAACTTGGGCAAAAGTTTAAGGTTTTAACAAACGTAAAATAAAAGACAACAGAGAGCCTAACAAGCATCGTTTGTCCGTTGTCCAATCTAACATCTGCTACCAAGCTGAGAAGAAACCAAGtaattgttgttttctttcagTTTCACATGCAGATATGCGTTCTCAGCTATGATACATTTCCAGCCTAGAATGTTAACCATATAGAATGCACAAGGAGGGTTCAACTACTACAAAGGATAAGTTGTCTAATCGACCACGTCtgcaaagaaaaggaaagagataTCGACCAAGAAAGTGCAAGTGCCATATCCAAATATATCGTGTTTGTGTGCTTATTGAGTCTACACATTCCATAAAAATGTTACTGGAGAACCACAAGGGCCTATGCAGTTCAATTAGAACCATTAATGACATCATCGAGGGCACATGCAATCCTAACCACATACATCAATGCTCAATAGAGTAGTTATCTTTAATGACAACTGCATGCatgtaaaagaaataaacttgaaGAAAATGCAAGCATAGACTTCATTACAACCACAAGTTGTAGTTTCAGGAAGACCCTCCATTCATTCTTATCCTAACACCACCCATTGATTATCACAGGGATATGGCTGAGACTCCACCTACttaacaatttaatttcaattacttttttcattcatttgaaGTGGAAGAGATCAATAAGACCAATTATGTGAACTATGAGACTATTACTGTTTAGAGCATGTGCAAACATAATTCCCCACCCCAACCCACCCCaacccaccccaccccaccccaccccccaaaCTTAAGAAACCAAGGAGTGGATATGTTCCTAGTTATCTTTCTCCAAGATCTGTTATCATTTGAGGATAAGTATTGTAACAGCACAGTATAtgcaatattataaatgaaaagaaaaatgctcAACTGATAATACTTTTTCCAGATTTGTCTAATTTGACGCTCCAACACGGTTGCATCATGTCTTTCCTTCTTAACATTAGTAAGTATATGATGTAGAAATCAACAACAAAGGTGTTGCGACACCCTAAGCTAATCAAAGAAGAAAGCACATTAGCGATAAGATCTCAACAGTGATGCATCATCATTATATGCATGACAAGTTTATGTGACAAATGCATAGTACTGTAACCATGCAACAATTGTTACCACATCAAGGATCTGTTCAGTTACATAAGCAAAAAACAGTTATCTCAAATAGAACTactaagagggtgtttgtaATAGCTTCAACTTTTGTGGTGGGAAGTTGTACACAAAGTTGTAAATTTGGTTCTGATGAAAGATGAAAGTGTTTGAAAACATaactgaaaaatagaaaaaagctGGAACTGGAGTATCTGggaaaaaagtttaatatgTACAATTTGACAATAAGCTGTAAAAATTGGTGGACAGAAACTTAGTTGTTGGCATGAACTTAATTTAAGTAGTCAAAATCATAAGCTGTAAACCAAAATTTCAAcctattttcaacaaaaaaccGATGAgcacttattttaaactattgaCACCCTTTAAACTTGCAATACTAGTTCCCAGGAGGGCATAATGCAGCAGGACCATTTATGTAACAACTGATACCATTAAATGCTTTCACCGCAACCTAAAAAACACTTGGAATCCTCAtttaatagttaaaatttgaaaatattgaaattcatAGAAGATTCCTTTTCTCTACGATTTTTGCAGTTTAAGGTGGAAAAAGTGTACGCGCGTTTAAAGAAAGACTTTGAAAAGGTAAAGCAACTTGTTTGATCTTTTGCACTTTTTCCATTCCAAACCAGAGCCCACCAAAATTGTCTTCTTAATGAACCCAAAGAGTATGTTATCTCCATAAATAAACACCAGCCAACCTCATCCTTTCCTACATCCTTTTGTTTCTCAAGGAAAAAATGGCTTTAACACTTCGTTCTTCAACTTCATTTATCAATCTAAAAGATAATAGAAGTTTTAAAACGCCTGATGATTTCTCTAGCATAGTTGGCTTCGCCCAAATCAAACCATCATGCCAGCTGCGTTCAAAGAATTCCACACAAGAAGCTCAAACTGCATGGCCAGAAAGAGCCTCCTTACTTGCAGAAGGGAGGAAAAACGAGCGGAGAGAGAAACTTCATGGATTGGCAGGCCCTCAGAGCCATAATAATTTGAGGGTACCTGTGTTTGTGATGCTACCACTTGACACAATATCTATAGGGGGGAGTTTGAACAAACCACGAGCCATGTTGGCTAGCTTGGTGGCCTTAAAGAGTGCTGGAGTTGAAGGAGTTATGGTTGACGCATGGTGGGGACTAGTAGAGAAAGATGGACCTTTGAAATACAACTGGGAAGGCTATGCTGAGCTCATAAAGATGGTTGAAAAGCTCGGCTTGAAGCTTCAAGTTGTCATGTCTTTTCATCAATGTGGAGGAAATGTTGGAGACTCTTGCAGGTATTTTGGATATTATTGCAAATTActtcttttcctctttaacAGTACCCCAAAAACTGCTTCGGATCACCTTACCAGTGCATATACCAAGCAATGGCCATTAGTTGATCTGGACAAGAAACTGGATCTAGAACTTTTACTTGTCATGCATAAAATCAAACATCTAGTCTTCTTCCGAGATCTTTGACTGCAAGCTTTACAGTAAATTACAAATTGAACAAATTAAGATTACGCACCAGATGCTAATTCCTCCAACTAGATTACCAGTTAAAACATTTTAGAGTTCCTCCAAGTGCAAGTATAAGATCTACTAGACTGGTTTCAGATGTTTCcaactttcaacttttcaatttggtcaatatttttcagttGTTCTCGCTTTTAGTCATGTCATATTGTATTATTGAAAAAGGCTGCAACAGATACCacttttacaattaaaaaatcagTTTCCCGTTCACCCAGTTTTGTAATTAAGTTGCAGATAATACAAATATCTGGCCTTCTATTTTGCAGTATTCCCCTACCACCATGGGTGCTTGAAGAGATTAGCAAAAATCCTGACCTTGTCTATACAGATAGGTCAGGTCGGCGCAACCCTGAGTACATATCATTGGGTTGCGACTCACTACCTGTTCTTAGAGGTAGAACGCCAATCCAGGTTTATTCTGACTATATGAGGAGTTTTAGAGAGAGATTCAAAGACTACCTGGGGGATGTTGTAGTGGTAAGGCACATAAGCCCTTATCTTTTATTAAACGTGACCTTTGTACGTTATATTCTATTGTTTGCAGAAATTACAAACAAATGTTTATTAGTTCTTATGGTAACATATGCAAAAGAGAGCTAACAACAATAAGAGAAGAGATattaagaaaacaagaaagaaaggaggaaatttttgtttaccttctatttctttcttcatcaTGAGATCCAATTGTTTCTCATAGCTGAAGCAGCAAATTATTGAAGGGCATAAAGATTCTATACatccaaaagaagaaaattttggtgGAAGAAATGCACAGACATCTGTAAATGAAACTGAAAGTTCAAGTTCAACGAAATTGAATTGATGATCTTTTAGCTAGCTGTGAAATGTGATATAGGACAAGAAATTGCAGAATGCATCAGAAAAGATCTAAAAATGGACTAAGCTTACATTTTAGACATCTAACATGTGAGACCTCTTCATTATTGAACTGTATAGCTTTTGCTTGGAGGAAGAAATAAGAAGAAACCTGGTTAACAGACTAATGAATACTCGCTTACAAATATCCCTTGATACATTAAGCTAAAATCTAATGAATCCAAATTGTTGACCATCCTAGTTTATGACCATGCTTTAAATATTGCTTGTTGAGGGCCTCAATGTACCCACTTCATCATCTGGCTGCAAATTGAATAGAGAATAGCTTTCACCTTTTAGATcctaatttttcttgtttaatgcAGGAGATCCAAGTGGGGATGGGACCTTGCGGAGAACTAAGATATCCATCCTATCCAGAAAGCAACGGCACCTGGAGATTTCCTGGAATAGGGGAATTCCAGTGCTACGACAAGGTAATTCCCACAAAAGCTAAATGCATGAAATGGATTCG
The window above is part of the Sesamum indicum cultivar Zhongzhi No. 13 linkage group LG2, S_indicum_v1.0, whole genome shotgun sequence genome. Proteins encoded here:
- the LOC105155980 gene encoding beta-amylase 3, chloroplastic, with protein sequence MALTLRSSTSFINLKDNRSFKTPDDFSSIVGFAQIKPSCQLRSKNSTQEAQTAWPERASLLAEGRKNERREKLHGLAGPQSHNNLRVPVFVMLPLDTISIGGSLNKPRAMLASLVALKSAGVEGVMVDAWWGLVEKDGPLKYNWEGYAELIKMVEKLGLKLQVVMSFHQCGGNVGDSCSIPLPPWVLEEISKNPDLVYTDRSGRRNPEYISLGCDSLPVLRGRTPIQVYSDYMRSFRERFKDYLGDVVVEIQVGMGPCGELRYPSYPESNGTWRFPGIGEFQCYDKYMRASLEAAAKAIGKDDWGRGGPHDAGQYNQFPENTGFFGRDGTWNGEYGQFFLKWYSEKLIDHGEKILTTAERIFQGTGAKLSGKVAGIHWHYKTRSHAAELTAGYYNTRHRDGYLAIARMFSKHGVVFNFTCMEMRDGEQPGEANCSPEGLVRQVKLATKTAGAELAGENALERYDGGAFSQVLATGRSGSGNGLNAFTYLRMNKRLFEADNWRNFVEFVRSMSEGGQNTRLPDSDRIGTDLYVGFIKQNNVRKTCEAALV